In Pseudomonas fluorescens, a genomic segment contains:
- a CDS encoding YbaY family lipoprotein: protein MQLRPLVLLTLFSVLVACSSEAPKPSTPQPTPQQEKKVPGIEDVGPLPAYQREINGTLTNVPSGAEVEMALLVIDDRSRPQQLLASSVLSGNGKPLAFRLRFNPEAFPAGARVELRGRASQSGQLILHLPAVRITQAITQTTGPLQLVKAP from the coding sequence ATGCAGTTACGACCGCTTGTTTTACTCACCCTGTTCAGTGTTCTGGTCGCCTGCAGCAGCGAAGCCCCGAAACCATCGACGCCACAACCGACGCCGCAGCAAGAGAAAAAAGTCCCAGGCATTGAAGACGTCGGCCCGCTGCCGGCCTATCAACGGGAAATCAACGGTACCCTCACCAACGTGCCCAGTGGCGCCGAGGTGGAGATGGCGCTGCTGGTGATCGACGACCGCAGCCGCCCGCAACAACTGCTCGCCAGCAGCGTGCTCAGTGGCAACGGCAAGCCCCTGGCCTTCCGCCTGCGCTTCAACCCCGAAGCGTTCCCGGCCGGTGCACGGGTTGAGTTACGCGGCCGTGCCAGCCAGTCCGGCCAGCTGATCCTGCACCTGCCCGCCGTACGCATCACCCAGGCGATCACCCAGACCACCGGCCCCCTGCAACTCGTCAAGGCACCATGA